A window of Chryseobacterium shandongense genomic DNA:
AATCCTCGGAATAATGCCATGGAATTTTCCTTTCTGGCAGGTTTTGAGGTTTGCTATTCCGGCTATTCTGGCAGGAAATACCGTTGTACTAAAGCACGCCTCCATCTGCTTTGGAAGCGGAAATGCGATTGAAAAAGTACTTTTGGAAGCGGGTTTTCCGGAGGGTGTTTTTCAGAATCTTGAGATCGGGCATCAAGATGTGAAAGAGGTTCTTGAACATCAAGCCATTTCGGGAGTTAGTCTTACAGGAAGTGAGAAGGCAGGGGCGGAAGTTGCTTCTATTGCCGGACAAAATATTAAAAAATCTTTGCTGGAATTAGGAGGAAGCGATGCATTCATCGTTTTGGATGATGCAGACTTCGATGAAGCCGCTAAAGTAGGGGCTTTGGCGAGACTTCAGAATTGCGGGCAAACATGCGTGGCGGCCAAAAGATTCGTCATTGACGAGAAAATAGAAGATGTTTTTCTTCCGAAATTTATTGAAGAATATAAAAAGTATATTCCTGCTGATCCAATGAATAAAGAAACCAAAATTGCAGGGATGGCAAGACCCGACTTAGCAGATGATTTGGAAAAACAGTTCCGTAGAGCATTGGAAAATGGTGCAGAAATTATCCTTCCGCTGGAAAGAATTTCTGATAACGAATTCAAACCTGGGTTGATCCGTGTAAATGAAGGTAATCCTATTCTGCAGGAAGAGCTGTTCGGACCGTTGGGAATGGTAATGACTGCCAAAAATGATGAAGAAGCATTAAAGTTGGCCAATGATATTCCTTTCGGACTTTCCAATTCGGTGTGGACAAAAGATAAAGCCCGCCAATTGTTTTTTATTGAAAATTTAGAATCCGGAACGGTTAACATCAACAGAATGACGAGTTCTGACCCGCGTTTCCCTTTTGGCGGAACTAAGTCTTCCGGATATGGAACAGAGCTTTCATTATTGGCTTTAAAAGAGTTTGTAACTGCAAAGACGGTTGTTGGAAATTAATTTAAAAAATCCAGATAAAAAGAAACTCCCGATGATTCGGGAGTTTTTTTATGATAAAGCCATTTAGAATTAAACTGTGGTTAATCTTAATGTATTGGTTTTTCCGCCTTCGTAAGATGGAGTAGCATTGATGTTAATTACAAAATCTCCTGCCTCAATATATCCATAATTATGAGTAAGCATATTTACCTGGATAATCGTTTCATCAGTAGATTTCTTCATGTCGTAATAATAAGCATGAACCCCCCAAAGAAGATTAAGCATGGTGATTACTCTTTTATTTCCGCTATATACGATAATGTGGGAGTTTGGTCTGTGCGCTGCTAACTGGAATGCGGTATACCCTGAACTGGTTAACGTAACAATTGCAGAAACATTCGTCGTCTTTGCAATCCTTACTGCTGCAAGACAAACT
This region includes:
- a CDS encoding aldehyde dehydrogenase family protein, whose product is MEQSIENKLIKADKAFSEWKKIPFEHRQKLIAKAAEILKTRSEEFGAIITSEMNKPISQAIAEIEKCALMMNYYADAENILQPEKIESEYTYSEIHFIPKGVILGIMPWNFPFWQVLRFAIPAILAGNTVVLKHASICFGSGNAIEKVLLEAGFPEGVFQNLEIGHQDVKEVLEHQAISGVSLTGSEKAGAEVASIAGQNIKKSLLELGGSDAFIVLDDADFDEAAKVGALARLQNCGQTCVAAKRFVIDEKIEDVFLPKFIEEYKKYIPADPMNKETKIAGMARPDLADDLEKQFRRALENGAEIILPLERISDNEFKPGLIRVNEGNPILQEELFGPLGMVMTAKNDEEALKLANDIPFGLSNSVWTKDKARQLFFIENLESGTVNINRMTSSDPRFPFGGTKSSGYGTELSLLALKEFVTAKTVVGN